The proteins below come from a single Paracoccus sp. SCSIO 75233 genomic window:
- the tldD gene encoding metalloprotease TldD, which yields MTSAAFQPFENHFDHDAALAVLRDATAGADDGELFVERSHSETLVYDDRRLRGSSYTASRGFGLRAVAGEVTGYAHSTELTLPALKRAAETVRLAVRNDGRSLALPPQADITPLYARADPAQGIDIATRIALLREIDAYARDLDPRVVQATVSIATSLQEVAILRPEGGLVTDIRPMARLNVAVIVEDNARRETGGAGGGGRISLSGLLEPAFWQAQVAEALRIALVNLGAEPAPAGVMDVVLGPGWPGILLHEAVGHGLEGDFNRKGHSAFAGLMGQRVAAPGVTVIDDGTIPDRRGSISVDDEGSAPGRNVLIEDGVLVGYLQDRQNARLMGVQPTGNGRRESYAHAPMPRMTNTFMLGGEASPDAILSDLKDGIYAVGFGGGQVDITNGKFVFSCTEAYRVRNGQIGAPIRGATLIGDGATALQHIRAIGNDTALDPGIGTCGKQGQWVPVGVGLPTLMIGGLTVGGSAA from the coding sequence ATGACAAGCGCCGCATTTCAGCCGTTCGAGAATCACTTTGACCATGACGCCGCACTTGCCGTGCTGCGCGACGCCACAGCGGGCGCCGATGATGGTGAGCTTTTCGTCGAACGGTCCCACTCCGAAACGCTGGTCTATGACGACCGGCGGCTGCGCGGCTCCAGCTACACCGCCAGCCGTGGCTTTGGCCTGCGCGCCGTCGCGGGCGAAGTCACCGGCTACGCCCATTCGACCGAGCTTACCCTGCCAGCACTGAAAAGGGCAGCGGAAACAGTGCGCCTCGCGGTTCGCAACGATGGCCGCAGCCTCGCCCTGCCACCACAGGCGGATATTACCCCTCTTTATGCGCGCGCCGATCCGGCACAGGGGATCGACATCGCCACCCGCATCGCGCTGCTGCGTGAAATTGACGCATATGCCCGCGATCTCGATCCGCGCGTGGTGCAGGCCACGGTCTCCATCGCGACCAGCCTTCAGGAGGTCGCGATCCTGCGTCCCGAAGGCGGGCTCGTCACCGACATAAGGCCGATGGCGCGACTGAATGTCGCAGTCATTGTCGAGGATAACGCCCGGCGCGAAACCGGCGGCGCAGGCGGTGGCGGACGGATTTCGCTCAGCGGCCTGCTGGAGCCAGCCTTCTGGCAGGCGCAGGTGGCAGAGGCGCTGCGCATCGCACTGGTCAATCTCGGTGCCGAACCGGCCCCGGCCGGGGTGATGGACGTCGTCCTCGGCCCCGGCTGGCCCGGCATTCTGCTGCATGAGGCGGTCGGTCACGGGCTGGAAGGCGATTTCAACCGCAAGGGCCATTCGGCCTTCGCCGGTCTGATGGGTCAGCGGGTCGCCGCCCCCGGCGTGACCGTGATCGACGACGGAACCATCCCCGACCGGCGCGGTTCGATCAGCGTCGATGACGAAGGCTCTGCCCCCGGACGCAATGTCCTGATCGAAGACGGCGTGTTGGTCGGCTATCTTCAGGACCGTCAGAATGCGCGGCTGATGGGGGTTCAGCCGACTGGCAATGGACGTCGCGAAAGCTATGCCCACGCACCGATGCCGCGCATGACCAACACTTTCATGCTGGGGGGCGAGGCAAGCCCGGACGCGATCCTCTCCGATCTCAAGGACGGTATCTATGCGGTCGGCTTCGGCGGCGGTCAGGTCGACATCACCAACGGCAAGTTTGTCTTTTCCTGCACCGAGGCTTACCGGGTCAGAAACGGCCAGATCGGCGCGCCCATCCGTGGCGCGACCCTGATCGGAGACGGCGCGACGGCGCTTCAACACATCCGCGCCATCGGCAACGACACAGCCCTGGACCCCGGCATCGGCACCTGCGGCAAGCAGGGCCAGTGGGTGCCGGTCGGCGTCGGCCTGCCCACGCTGATGATCGGCGGGCTGACGGTCGGAGGCTCGGCGGCATAG
- the thrC gene encoding threonine synthase: MRYISTRGGAPILDFEQAMLTGLARDGGLYLPETIPQLGDIASLEGLPYEEAALTVIKPFLGESFSDAELNRAISAAYENFGHVARAPLRQLAPGHHLLELFHGPTLAFKDFAMQLIGQLFQIALARSGQRITIVGATSGDTGSAAIEAFRGLDNVDVFILFPHGRVSEVQRRQMTTPDDANVHALALDGHFDDCQARLKDLFNDHAFRDEVGLAGVNSINWARVLAQVVYYVTSAVSLGAPGRVVDFTVPTGNFGDILAGLVAKRMGVSIGQLVIATNQNDILHRALTTGEYRVGEVAPSISPSMDIQVSSNFERALFWAYGGDAAAIRQLMDELRQGGFTISQGALQALREDFVSGRASEAETTDMIRTIRAETGEILCPHSAVGVKVAREHMRAGVPMVTLATAHPAKFPDAVEAATGLRPDLPPHMQGLFDKPERQTRVENDVDALKSLILERRTA, translated from the coding sequence ATGCGCTATATCTCGACCCGGGGCGGGGCCCCGATCCTTGATTTTGAACAGGCCATGCTGACCGGGCTGGCGCGTGACGGCGGGTTGTATCTGCCCGAGACGATCCCGCAGCTTGGTGACATCGCCTCGCTGGAAGGGCTGCCTTACGAGGAAGCGGCGCTGACGGTCATAAAACCGTTTCTGGGCGAGAGCTTTTCGGACGCGGAACTCAACCGCGCGATAAGCGCCGCTTATGAGAATTTCGGTCACGTCGCCCGCGCGCCGCTGCGCCAGCTTGCGCCGGGGCATCACCTTCTGGAGCTGTTCCACGGCCCGACGCTCGCCTTCAAGGATTTCGCAATGCAGCTGATCGGGCAGTTGTTCCAGATCGCGCTGGCGCGGTCGGGGCAGCGGATCACCATTGTCGGCGCAACCTCCGGCGATACGGGTTCGGCGGCGATCGAGGCATTCCGGGGGCTGGATAACGTGGATGTCTTTATCCTGTTCCCGCATGGCCGCGTGTCGGAGGTGCAGCGCCGGCAGATGACCACGCCGGATGATGCGAATGTCCACGCGCTGGCGCTCGATGGGCATTTCGACGATTGTCAGGCGCGACTGAAGGATCTGTTCAACGATCACGCTTTCCGGGACGAGGTCGGGCTGGCGGGCGTCAATTCGATCAACTGGGCGCGGGTTCTGGCACAGGTGGTCTATTATGTGACTTCCGCCGTCTCGCTCGGCGCGCCGGGTCGGGTCGTGGATTTCACCGTGCCGACCGGGAATTTCGGGGATATTCTGGCCGGGCTGGTTGCCAAGCGCATGGGTGTTTCCATCGGCCAGCTTGTGATCGCGACCAACCAGAACGACATCCTGCACCGCGCGCTGACCACCGGCGAATATCGGGTCGGGGAGGTCGCGCCGTCGATCTCGCCTTCTATGGATATTCAGGTCAGCAGCAATTTTGAGCGGGCCTTGTTCTGGGCTTACGGCGGCGATGCCGCGGCGATCCGGCAATTGATGGATGAATTGCGGCAGGGCGGGTTCACGATCAGCCAGGGCGCGTTGCAGGCGCTCCGCGAGGATTTCGTGTCAGGCCGCGCCTCCGAAGCGGAAACGACCGATATGATCCGCACCATCCGGGCGGAGACGGGGGAGATCCTGTGCCCTCATTCCGCCGTCGGCGTGAAGGTCGCGCGGGAGCATATGCGGGCTGGCGTGCCGATGGTGACGCTCGCGACGGCGCATCCGGCGAAATTCCCCGATGCGGTCGAGGCCGCGACCGGGCTGCGCCCCGATCTGCCGCCGCATATGCAGGGCCTGTTCGACAAGCCGGAGCGGCAGACGCGGGTTGAAAACGACGTGGACGCGCTTAAATCGCTGATCCTTGAACGGAGGACCGCTTGA
- a CDS encoding cytochrome c oxidase subunit 3 — protein sequence MAHAKNHDYHILPPSIWPLITAVSVFVMLSGAVLWMKDGGPWMFLIGLVGVLYCMFGWWADVVREGETGDHTPVVQIGLRYGVILFIMSEVMFFVAWFWAFFKNALYPMGPESPIRDGVWPPEGIQTFDPWHLPLINTLILLLSGCAVTWAHHALVHENNRKDAITGTAIAVVLGICFTILQAYEYSHAAFGLSDTVYGGVFYMATGFHGFHVIIGTIFLFVCLIRLMRGQMNDKQHVGFEAAAWYWHFVDVVWLFLFFAIYIWGR from the coding sequence ATGGCGCATGCGAAGAACCACGACTACCATATTCTGCCGCCCTCGATCTGGCCGCTGATCACCGCTGTGTCGGTGTTCGTCATGCTGAGCGGCGCGGTTCTGTGGATGAAGGATGGCGGCCCGTGGATGTTCCTGATCGGTCTGGTCGGCGTCCTCTACTGCATGTTCGGCTGGTGGGCCGATGTCGTCCGCGAAGGTGAAACCGGCGATCACACCCCGGTCGTGCAGATCGGTCTGCGCTACGGCGTGATCCTGTTCATCATGTCCGAGGTGATGTTCTTCGTCGCCTGGTTCTGGGCGTTCTTCAAGAATGCGCTTTACCCGATGGGACCGGAAAGCCCGATCCGCGATGGTGTCTGGCCGCCGGAAGGCATTCAGACCTTTGACCCGTGGCACCTGCCGCTGATCAACACGCTGATCCTGCTGCTGTCGGGCTGTGCTGTGACATGGGCGCACCATGCGCTCGTCCACGAAAACAACCGCAAGGACGCGATTACCGGCACGGCCATTGCTGTGGTTCTGGGTATCTGCTTCACCATCCTGCAGGCCTACGAATACAGCCACGCGGCGTTCGGCCTGTCTGACACTGTCTATGGCGGCGTGTTCTACATGGCGACCGGCTTCCACGGCTTCCACGTCATCATCGGGACCATCTTCCTGTTCGTCTGCCTGATCCGCCTGATGCGCGGCCAAATGAACGACAAGCAGCATGTCGGGTTCGAAGCGGCTGCATGGTACTGGCACTTCGTCGACGTGGTCTGGCTGTTCCTGTTCTTCGCGATCTATATCTGGGGTCGCTGA
- a CDS encoding prolyl oligopeptidase family serine peptidase, whose product MSHKITFAAACLFATSAATLAEDYKTGLVPVSVADAERPLEGFVWYPTLSGETPKELLGNQVWQGIEAVEAAEAASGAFPLVVMSHGMYGNAQNQAWLGAELSRRGYVVAAISHPGTSTWARDPDDARELWERPRDISRLIDYLLENAPAEIDAERIMATGHSLGGYTVVALAGGRFDPVQFDAFCEGQENELVCGIMDDWNVAKTPQDREEITQDLSDPRIDAFAVFDLGGTQAFSAESLAAIEKPMLVFGAPRDVAGTALDLDVESRALVARLPKGNVTYLEPETLSHFDFLGECTEQGLDILKEEEPEDMFVCEDGIAERRSDHAMILTEVLRFFAEQ is encoded by the coding sequence ATGTCACATAAGATCACATTCGCCGCCGCGTGTCTTTTCGCGACCAGTGCGGCCACATTGGCCGAGGATTACAAGACCGGGCTCGTTCCCGTCTCCGTCGCGGATGCCGAACGACCGCTGGAGGGGTTTGTTTGGTATCCGACCCTGAGCGGTGAGACGCCGAAGGAGCTTCTCGGCAATCAGGTCTGGCAGGGGATCGAGGCGGTTGAGGCAGCCGAGGCTGCGTCCGGCGCGTTCCCGTTGGTCGTGATGTCGCATGGCATGTACGGCAATGCGCAGAATCAGGCTTGGCTGGGGGCGGAGTTGTCGCGACGCGGATACGTCGTTGCGGCGATCAGTCATCCCGGAACGTCGACATGGGCGCGTGATCCCGATGATGCTCGGGAGTTGTGGGAGCGACCGCGCGATATCAGCCGTCTGATAGATTATCTGCTGGAAAACGCTCCGGCTGAGATCGACGCCGAGAGGATCATGGCGACGGGGCACTCGCTTGGCGGATATACAGTCGTCGCACTGGCAGGCGGGCGGTTCGATCCGGTTCAGTTCGATGCCTTCTGCGAGGGGCAGGAAAACGAGCTTGTCTGTGGCATCATGGATGACTGGAATGTCGCGAAGACGCCTCAGGACCGCGAGGAGATCACGCAGGATCTGTCCGACCCGCGAATCGATGCTTTTGCCGTGTTCGATCTGGGCGGTACGCAGGCGTTTTCCGCCGAGAGCCTCGCTGCGATAGAAAAGCCGATGCTGGTGTTCGGCGCGCCGAGGGACGTGGCGGGTACGGCGCTGGATCTCGACGTCGAGTCCCGCGCGCTCGTAGCGCGGTTGCCGAAGGGGAACGTCACCTATCTGGAGCCGGAAACGCTGTCGCATTTCGATTTTCTGGGCGAATGCACAGAGCAGGGGCTTGATATTCTGAAGGAGGAGGAGCCGGAGGATATGTTTGTCTGCGAGGACGGCATTGCCGAGCGGCGCAGCGATCACGCAATGATCCTGACCGAGGTGCTGCGGTTCTTCGCAGAGCAGTGA
- a CDS encoding AraC family transcriptional regulator, translating to MTQGSLPSLPLPLISALLCLLLAILVWRLNPGSRWTPRFFSLLFAELALTALLVALRFAYSIETFILLQAILPLLTGPSLYLGFMALATPEDRLGPLAARHFGVVAIVVLAGQLMPSRLSAMDAAISLSYLTYAILLFRLWRRGPDALPLARFGMARRISDWMLWGIGLLLVLLVIDSAISVSFAMRRAGQATTLITLGSMLIIAALILLLIALPRFLDGNTTEPRKAERTTDEERLEAAARALLTETQIYLDPELSAQRLARRLHVPVRNLSAAINNSSGMNLSQYVNGFRLDHAAKLLRQSDDNVTSILTSSGFLTRSNFYREFGRVYGMTPAAYRKENKPTRIR from the coding sequence ATGACACAGGGTTCCCTGCCAAGCCTGCCACTGCCGTTGATCTCGGCCCTGCTCTGCCTGCTGCTTGCCATTCTGGTCTGGCGGCTCAATCCGGGATCGAGATGGACCCCCAGATTCTTCTCGCTGCTTTTCGCAGAACTGGCCCTGACGGCGCTGCTGGTGGCGCTGCGCTTTGCCTACAGCATCGAAACCTTTATCCTGTTGCAAGCGATCCTGCCGCTGCTGACCGGCCCCAGCCTGTATCTGGGCTTCATGGCCCTCGCCACGCCCGAGGATCGGCTCGGCCCGCTTGCCGCACGGCATTTCGGCGTGGTGGCGATCGTCGTCCTCGCCGGACAACTCATGCCGTCACGCCTTTCCGCCATGGATGCAGCGATCAGCCTCAGCTACCTGACATACGCGATCCTTCTGTTCAGGCTGTGGCGGCGCGGACCCGACGCGCTTCCGCTCGCCCGTTTTGGCATGGCGCGCAGGATTTCGGACTGGATGCTCTGGGGTATCGGGCTGCTGCTGGTCCTGCTGGTGATCGATTCGGCCATTTCGGTCAGCTTCGCCATGCGCCGCGCGGGACAGGCGACAACACTTATTACGCTGGGTTCGATGCTCATCATAGCTGCGTTGATCCTCCTGCTGATCGCCCTGCCCCGGTTTCTCGACGGTAACACCACGGAACCCCGGAAAGCGGAGCGCACAACCGATGAGGAACGTTTGGAGGCCGCCGCCCGCGCGCTTCTGACCGAAACCCAGATCTATCTCGACCCGGAGTTGAGCGCACAACGCCTCGCCCGCCGGCTGCATGTCCCTGTGCGCAACCTGTCGGCAGCGATCAACAACTCGTCCGGGATGAACCTGTCGCAATATGTCAACGGTTTCCGCCTCGATCATGCGGCGAAGCTGCTGCGCCAAAGCGACGATAATGTCACGAGCATCCTGACCAGTTCCGGATTCCTCACCAGATCAAATTTCTACCGCGAATTTGGCCGCGTCTACGGTATGACCCCTGCCGCCTACCGCAAGGAAAATAAACCGACCCGGATTCGCTAA
- a CDS encoding SURF1 family protein, whose amino-acid sequence MRRSIIPPLIFGIVGTAILLGLGFWQLGRLEWKETMLAEIQAGIDAEPQPLPAEADPSMKYMPVLIRGETTGEEILVLSGTKERGGGYNVISGFVTDDGRRILVDRGFVDQDQRHDPRPPAALTIRGNLHWPQEKGSATPEPDLAAGIWFARDVPAMAEMLDTEPLLVVAAAAEGDVQGVQPIPISIDGVPNSHLSYAVQWFLFAATCAGMTAWFIWRISRRTY is encoded by the coding sequence ATGCGCCGTTCCATCATTCCTCCCCTGATCTTTGGCATAGTCGGCACGGCGATTCTGCTCGGCCTCGGGTTCTGGCAACTTGGGCGGCTGGAGTGGAAAGAGACGATGCTGGCCGAAATTCAGGCCGGGATCGACGCCGAACCGCAGCCGCTGCCGGCTGAGGCCGATCCGTCGATGAAATACATGCCGGTGCTGATCCGGGGTGAGACAACGGGCGAGGAAATTCTGGTCCTGTCCGGCACGAAGGAGCGGGGCGGGGGGTATAACGTCATCTCCGGCTTCGTGACCGATGACGGGCGGCGCATCCTCGTGGATCGCGGTTTTGTCGATCAGGACCAACGGCACGATCCGCGCCCGCCTGCCGCGCTGACCATTCGCGGCAATCTGCACTGGCCGCAGGAGAAGGGCAGTGCGACGCCTGAACCCGATCTGGCCGCCGGGATCTGGTTTGCGCGCGATGTGCCGGCGATGGCGGAAATGCTCGACACGGAGCCGCTTCTGGTCGTCGCGGCAGCGGCAGAGGGCGATGTTCAGGGTGTCCAGCCAATCCCGATTTCCATCGATGGCGTCCCGAACAGCCATCTGTCTTATGCCGTGCAATGGTTCCTGTTCGCCGCGACCTGTGCAGGGATGACAGCGTGGTTCATCTGGCGTATCAGTCGCCGGACATATTAG
- the dprA gene encoding DNA-processing protein DprA, with protein sequence MFSFNSPPTPSSAKEDDLLFLRLIRSRRVGPVTFHRLIAEHGSVASAFDALPDVAKKAGVKGYEPCPEKAATAELRAGHKAGARLIRCDSPDYPALLRSIAGAPPVLWVKGNAEALSKPAIALIGARNASSLGLRMARGLAGALGEAGYIIVSGLARGIDSAAHGASVKTGTVAVMAGGIDVIYPPENAALAAMICDRGCLISEQPPGMAPMARHFPMRNRIISGLSRGVVVVEAAAKSGSLITARDALDQGREVLAVPGHPVDGRAGGCNQLIRDGAMLIRNAEDILAALPLAEVQKAPDDMAQGIVAPERLPPDLAAQIAPARPELPLPPRTRPDTAGVARKILSRLSPSPIDEDMLIRDIGIPASTATAIISKLEIEGKLSRLAGGKLALSPSRT encoded by the coding sequence TTGTTTTCTTTCAACTCTCCCCCCACACCCTCCTCCGCGAAGGAAGACGATCTTCTCTTTCTCCGTCTCATTCGCTCACGGCGGGTCGGCCCGGTGACATTTCATCGCCTGATCGCCGAACACGGCAGCGTCGCCTCCGCGTTTGATGCGTTGCCGGATGTCGCGAAGAAAGCCGGGGTGAAGGGCTATGAGCCTTGTCCCGAAAAAGCCGCCACCGCCGAACTCAGGGCAGGCCATAAGGCAGGCGCGCGTCTGATCCGTTGCGATTCGCCCGACTATCCGGCCCTGCTGCGCAGCATTGCTGGCGCGCCCCCGGTGCTTTGGGTGAAGGGCAACGCCGAAGCGCTGTCAAAACCGGCCATCGCCCTGATCGGGGCGCGCAATGCCTCGTCCCTCGGGCTGCGCATGGCACGCGGCCTCGCTGGTGCGCTTGGCGAGGCGGGATATATCATCGTCTCCGGCCTCGCCCGCGGCATTGACAGCGCGGCGCACGGGGCTAGCGTCAAGACCGGAACTGTCGCCGTCATGGCGGGCGGCATCGATGTGATCTACCCGCCAGAAAACGCAGCGCTCGCGGCGATGATCTGCGACAGGGGCTGCCTGATTTCCGAACAGCCCCCCGGCATGGCCCCGATGGCGCGGCATTTTCCCATGCGCAACCGTATCATCTCCGGTCTCAGCCGTGGCGTGGTGGTGGTGGAGGCAGCGGCGAAGTCCGGTAGCCTGATCACAGCGCGAGACGCGCTCGATCAGGGGCGCGAGGTGCTCGCCGTGCCCGGTCACCCTGTCGATGGCCGCGCTGGTGGCTGCAACCAGCTGATCCGTGACGGCGCAATGCTGATCCGCAATGCGGAGGATATTCTGGCCGCCTTGCCGCTGGCGGAGGTTCAAAAAGCACCCGATGACATGGCTCAAGGCATAGTCGCGCCGGAGCGGTTGCCGCCTGATCTTGCGGCGCAGATCGCACCCGCAAGGCCGGAATTGCCCCTGCCGCCCCGCACACGCCCCGATACAGCCGGGGTGGCGCGGAAAATCCTGTCCCGGCTTTCACCCAGCCCGATCGACGAGGATATGCTGATCCGCGATATCGGCATTCCCGCGTCGACCGCGACCGCCATCATCTCGAAGCTGGAGATCGAGGGGAAACTGTCCCGCCTCGCCGGGGGAAAGCTCGCCCTGAGCCCATCCCGGACATAG
- the coxB gene encoding cytochrome c oxidase subunit II: protein MVAPAMMRRVMAAGMGAAAMLASGAAFAQDVLGDLPVIGKPEPRGLGFQEAVSPQAYDQQWLDHYVLIIITVVTVFVCALLLWCIFRFNRRANPTPARFSHNTPIEITWTLVPILILISIGVFSLPILFRQLSIPQDPSVVIKAIGHQWYWSYEYPDEEIAFDAFLLPKEDLAANGYAEDEYLLATDNPVVVPVGQEVLMQFTATDVIHSWTIPAFAVKQDAVPGRIAQMAFTVEKEGVYFGQCSELCGINHAYMPIVVKAVAPEKYAAWLEGAKVEFAEADLKDAQPIQMAAR, encoded by the coding sequence ATGGTGGCTCCAGCAATGATGCGCCGCGTAATGGCGGCAGGTATGGGTGCAGCAGCGATGCTGGCGTCGGGCGCGGCATTCGCGCAGGACGTGCTGGGGGATCTGCCCGTGATCGGCAAGCCCGAGCCGCGCGGACTGGGTTTTCAGGAAGCGGTCAGCCCGCAGGCCTATGACCAGCAATGGCTGGACCATTACGTCCTGATCATCATCACCGTCGTCACGGTCTTCGTCTGTGCGCTGCTGCTGTGGTGCATCTTCCGCTTCAACCGCCGTGCGAACCCGACACCGGCGCGGTTCAGCCACAACACCCCGATCGAGATCACCTGGACGCTGGTGCCGATTCTCATCCTGATCTCCATCGGCGTGTTCTCGCTGCCGATCCTGTTCCGTCAGCTGTCGATCCCGCAGGATCCGTCGGTGGTCATCAAGGCCATCGGCCACCAGTGGTACTGGTCCTATGAGTACCCGGATGAAGAGATCGCCTTTGATGCCTTCCTGCTGCCGAAGGAAGATCTGGCGGCGAATGGCTATGCCGAGGATGAATATCTGCTGGCGACCGACAATCCGGTCGTGGTCCCGGTCGGGCAGGAAGTGCTGATGCAGTTCACCGCCACCGACGTGATCCACAGCTGGACGATCCCGGCCTTTGCCGTGAAGCAGGACGCGGTTCCGGGCCGTATCGCGCAGATGGCCTTCACCGTGGAGAAAGAGGGCGTCTATTTCGGCCAGTGTTCCGAGCTTTGCGGGATCAACCACGCCTATATGCCCATCGTTGTCAAAGCTGTCGCGCCGGAGAAATACGCCGCGTGGCTGGAAGGCGCGAAGGTGGAATTCGCCGAGGCCGATCTGAAAGACGCCCAGCCGATCCAAATGGCCGCGCGCTGA
- a CDS encoding cytochrome c oxidase assembly protein codes for MSILPKDKNLRVVTILVGVVLTMGSLAWAAVPFYNWFCRVTGYAGTTQVADAEGVEGQVILDEKITIRFDGNIDPDLPWSFKPMQRSMMEIRIGETGMAFYEAINNSDRPITGRASYNVAPDIAGSFFYKIDCFCFTEQTLQPGERVEMPVVFDVDPAIVTDRDAYKVRDITLSYTFHEYNSPDSKASSDTQAALTPESDETRIN; via the coding sequence ATGAGCATTCTGCCGAAAGACAAGAACCTGCGCGTCGTGACGATCCTTGTCGGGGTCGTGCTGACGATGGGTTCGCTCGCTTGGGCCGCGGTGCCGTTTTATAACTGGTTCTGCCGGGTCACGGGCTATGCGGGCACGACGCAGGTCGCGGATGCGGAAGGCGTCGAAGGGCAGGTGATCCTGGACGAAAAGATCACCATCCGCTTCGACGGGAATATCGACCCGGACCTGCCGTGGAGCTTCAAGCCCATGCAGCGCTCGATGATGGAGATCCGCATCGGTGAAACCGGCATGGCGTTTTACGAGGCGATCAACAATTCCGACCGACCGATCACCGGGCGCGCATCCTATAACGTGGCACCGGATATTGCCGGGTCGTTCTTCTACAAAATCGACTGTTTCTGCTTTACCGAGCAGACGCTCCAGCCCGGTGAGCGGGTGGAGATGCCGGTGGTGTTCGACGTTGATCCGGCCATCGTGACCGACCGCGATGCCTACAAGGTCCGCGACATCACGCTGAGCTACACTTTCCACGAATACAACTCGCCCGATTCCAAAGCGTCCAGCGACACGCAGGCTGCGCTGACGCCGGAATCCGATGAAACCAGAATAAACTGA
- the cyoE gene encoding heme o synthase, which translates to MTDASTYQRPGEAEFGDYIALLKPRVMSLVVFTAFVGLIVAPVNLHPLVSFCAILFIAIGGGASGALNMWYDADIDAVMRRTRSRPVPSGRVSEGEALGLGLALSGLSVMMLGLAANWFAAGFLAFTIFFYAVIYTIWLKRSTPQNIVIGGAAGAFPPMIGWAAATGGIAIESLLMFALIFFWTPPHFWALALFMKEDYREAGVPMLNVTHGRDVTRRHIFGYTLVLAPFAIWLGLTSVGGPIYLAVAVVLNALFIWRGWQVMRRTDEQSYADGHKAEKAFFKLSLYYLFAHFAALLIQHWVSM; encoded by the coding sequence TTGACCGACGCAAGCACATATCAGCGACCGGGCGAGGCCGAGTTCGGCGACTACATCGCGCTGCTAAAGCCGCGCGTGATGTCGCTGGTGGTTTTTACCGCCTTTGTCGGACTTATCGTCGCCCCGGTGAACCTTCACCCGCTGGTGTCGTTCTGTGCGATCCTGTTCATTGCCATTGGCGGGGGCGCATCTGGCGCGCTGAATATGTGGTATGACGCCGATATCGACGCCGTGATGCGCCGCACCCGGTCCCGCCCGGTCCCGTCCGGGCGCGTGTCCGAGGGTGAGGCTCTGGGCCTCGGTCTGGCGCTGTCGGGGCTGTCTGTGATGATGCTGGGCCTTGCCGCGAACTGGTTTGCGGCTGGTTTCCTTGCCTTCACCATCTTCTTTTACGCCGTCATCTACACGATCTGGCTGAAACGCTCGACGCCGCAGAATATCGTCATTGGCGGTGCTGCCGGTGCGTTCCCGCCGATGATCGGCTGGGCGGCTGCGACCGGGGGCATCGCGATCGAATCGCTGCTGATGTTTGCGCTGATCTTCTTCTGGACGCCGCCGCATTTCTGGGCGCTGGCGCTGTTCATGAAGGAAGATTATCGCGAGGCTGGCGTGCCGATGCTGAATGTCACGCATGGCCGCGATGTCACCCGCCGGCATATTTTCGGCTACACGCTGGTGCTGGCGCCGTTCGCGATCTGGCTGGGTCTGACCTCCGTTGGCGGGCCGATCTATCTGGCGGTAGCGGTTGTGCTGAATGCGCTGTTCATCTGGCGCGGCTGGCAGGTCATGCGCCGCACGGATGAGCAATCCTATGCCGACGGTCACAAGGCCGAGAAAGCGTTCTTCAAGCTGTCGCTCTATTATCTGTTCGCACATTTCGCGGCGCTTCTCATTCAGCATTGGGTGTCGATGTGA